A part of Thiomicrorhabdus sediminis genomic DNA contains:
- the gap gene encoding type I glyceraldehyde-3-phosphate dehydrogenase produces the protein MTIKVGINGFGRIGRMAFRAAAKDFQDIEVVAINDLLDPEYLAYMLKYDSVHGRFDGTVEVKDGNLVVNGKTIRITAERNPADLKWDEVGADLVIECTGFFLTEETCQAHIDAGAKKVVQSAPSKDHTPMFVYGVNHNEYAGQAIVSAASCTTNGLAPVAKVLNDNFGIKRGLMTTVHAATATQKTVDGPSMKDWRGGRGILENIIPSSTGAAKAVGKVLPALNGKLTGMAFRVPTSDVSVVDLTVELEKETSMEEICSVMKAASEGELAGVLGYTDEANVSTDFRGDSHPSIFDAGAGIALDSTFVKVVAWYDNEYGYTCNMMRVVEHVGKA, from the coding sequence ATGACTATTAAAGTTGGTATTAACGGTTTCGGCCGTATCGGTCGTATGGCTTTCCGTGCAGCGGCTAAAGATTTTCAGGACATCGAAGTTGTTGCAATCAACGACCTTCTAGATCCAGAATACCTAGCATACATGCTTAAGTATGACTCAGTACACGGTCGTTTTGACGGTACTGTTGAAGTTAAAGACGGTAACCTAGTTGTTAACGGTAAAACAATCCGTATCACAGCTGAGCGTAACCCAGCTGACCTTAAGTGGGATGAAGTGGGTGCTGACCTAGTTATCGAATGTACCGGTTTCTTCCTAACTGAAGAAACATGTCAGGCACACATCGATGCTGGTGCGAAGAAAGTTGTTCAGTCTGCTCCTTCTAAGGACCACACTCCAATGTTCGTTTACGGTGTTAACCATAACGAATACGCTGGTCAGGCAATTGTTTCTGCAGCGTCTTGTACAACGAACGGTTTGGCTCCGGTTGCTAAGGTTCTTAACGACAACTTCGGTATCAAGCGTGGTTTGATGACTACTGTTCACGCTGCAACGGCTACCCAGAAAACGGTTGACGGTCCTTCTATGAAAGACTGGCGCGGTGGTCGTGGTATTCTTGAGAATATCATCCCGTCTTCAACTGGTGCTGCTAAAGCGGTAGGTAAAGTTCTTCCTGCGCTTAACGGTAAGCTAACAGGTATGGCTTTCCGTGTACCTACTTCTGACGTTTCTGTTGTTGACCTAACAGTTGAGCTAGAAAAAGAAACTTCAATGGAAGAAATCTGCTCAGTAATGAAAGCCGCTTCTGAAGGCGAGCTAGCTGGTGTTCTAGGTTACACAGACGAAGCTAACGTTTCTACAGATTTCCGTGGTGATTCTCACCCATCTATCTTTGACGCAGGCGCTGGTATTGCACTAGATTCTACTTTCGTTAAAGTCGTTGCATGGTATGACAACGAGTATGGTTATACATGTAACATGATGCGCGTGGTTGAGCACGTAGGTAAAGCTTAA
- a CDS encoding phosphoglycerate kinase, which translates to MSVIKMSDLDLAGKRVLIREDLNVPVKDGKVTSDARIRASLPTIKMAADAGAKVMLMSHLGRPTEGEYAEEFSLAPVAADLSAKLGKEVRLVKDYLDGNVEVADGEVVLLENVRFNVGEKKNDEALSKKYASLCDVYVMDAFGTAHRAQASTHGAGAFADTACAGPLLAAELDALGKALNNPARPLVAIVGGSKVSTKLTVLESLSEKVDQLVVGGGIANTFIAAAGNPVGKSLYEADLIPTCNKLNEIMEGRGAAIPLATDVVCGKEFSESAAAETKNVADTAEDDMIFDIGPDSAAELAEIIKNAGTVVWNGPVGVFEFDQFGEGTKAISMAIAESSAFSIAGGGDTLAAIDKYEIADKVSYISTGGGAFLEFLEGKKLPAVEMLENAAK; encoded by the coding sequence ATGTCTGTAATTAAGATGTCTGATCTAGATTTGGCTGGTAAGCGCGTATTGATTCGTGAAGATCTAAACGTGCCAGTTAAAGATGGTAAAGTTACTTCTGATGCGCGTATCCGTGCTTCATTGCCAACAATCAAAATGGCAGCGGATGCGGGTGCAAAAGTAATGCTTATGTCTCACCTTGGTCGTCCAACTGAAGGTGAATATGCTGAAGAGTTCTCTCTAGCACCTGTAGCGGCGGATCTATCAGCTAAGCTAGGTAAAGAAGTTCGTCTAGTTAAAGATTACCTGGATGGTAATGTTGAAGTGGCTGACGGTGAAGTCGTTCTTCTAGAAAACGTTCGTTTTAACGTTGGTGAGAAGAAAAACGATGAAGCACTTTCTAAAAAATACGCTTCTTTGTGTGATGTATATGTTATGGATGCTTTCGGTACAGCTCACCGTGCACAAGCGTCTACTCACGGTGCTGGTGCATTCGCTGATACAGCTTGTGCAGGTCCGTTGCTTGCGGCAGAGCTTGACGCTCTAGGTAAGGCGTTAAATAACCCGGCGCGTCCTCTAGTAGCGATCGTTGGTGGTTCTAAAGTATCTACGAAGCTAACTGTGCTTGAATCTCTGTCTGAGAAAGTTGATCAGCTAGTTGTTGGTGGTGGTATCGCGAACACATTTATCGCTGCTGCCGGTAACCCAGTTGGTAAGTCTCTATATGAAGCAGACCTAATCCCAACTTGTAACAAGCTAAACGAAATCATGGAAGGTCGCGGTGCGGCGATTCCACTGGCGACTGATGTCGTTTGCGGTAAAGAATTCTCTGAATCTGCGGCTGCGGAAACTAAAAATGTTGCAGATACTGCTGAAGACGATATGATTTTCGATATCGGTCCAGATTCAGCTGCTGAATTGGCTGAAATCATCAAAAACGCCGGTACTGTTGTTTGGAACGGTCCTGTTGGTGTTTTTGAATTCGATCAGTTTGGTGAAGGTACTAAGGCAATCTCTATGGCGATTGCGGAATCTTCAGCATTCTCTATCGCGGGTGGTGGTGATACACTAGCTGCTATCGATAAGTATGAAATCGCTGATAAGGTTTCTTATATCTCAACTGGTGGTGGTGCTTTCCTTGAGTTCTTGGAAGGTAAAAAATTGCCGGCTGTTGAAATGCTAGAAAACGCAGCTAAGTAA